The following are encoded together in the Methylomonas methanica MC09 genome:
- the gor gene encoding glutathione-disulfide reductase, which produces MSEYDVDLFVIGAGSGGVRAARTAAGLGARVAIAEQQYLGGTCVNVGCVPKKLFVYASHFQEDFAAAPGFGWSLASPRFDWSQLLAQKNREIDRLQGVYQGLLDNSGVTIVTGQAKLLDAHTVSVGEQQFSAERILLATGGRPWIPDIPGKQFISTSDDMFALQQLPERILIVGGGYIAVEFAGIMHGLGVHTVLSYRGDKLLRGFDEDVREFVAQEMSKKGIDIRFDSDITRIEAAADGYLAHTAEGQTIAADLVLYATGRVPNTQDLGLENVGVALDKVGAVQVDEYYQTSQPSIFALGDVTDRVSLTPVATAEAMALVNRLYANQWTPVDYEHIPSAVFCQPNVATVGLTEAAAKKRYPNDIDVYKSVFTPMKHTLSGLGEKTLMKMLVQRSSNRVLGIHMVGADAGEIIQGMAVAIRAGATKAVFDSTIGIHPTAAEEFVTLRKPHTE; this is translated from the coding sequence ATGTCTGAATACGATGTGGATTTATTTGTGATTGGGGCCGGCTCCGGCGGTGTGCGGGCCGCGCGCACCGCCGCCGGATTGGGTGCGCGGGTGGCGATTGCCGAACAGCAATATCTTGGCGGCACCTGCGTTAACGTCGGTTGCGTACCGAAAAAATTGTTCGTGTATGCCTCGCATTTTCAAGAGGATTTTGCCGCAGCCCCCGGTTTCGGCTGGTCTTTGGCGTCGCCGCGTTTCGACTGGTCGCAATTATTGGCGCAAAAAAACCGTGAAATCGACCGCCTGCAAGGTGTCTATCAGGGCCTGTTGGACAACAGCGGCGTTACGATTGTAACCGGGCAGGCGAAGTTGCTCGATGCGCATACCGTCTCGGTGGGCGAGCAACAATTCAGCGCCGAACGGATTTTGCTGGCGACCGGCGGTCGGCCCTGGATACCCGATATTCCGGGCAAGCAATTCATTTCTACCTCCGACGACATGTTTGCCTTACAGCAGTTGCCGGAACGAATTTTGATCGTCGGCGGCGGTTATATCGCAGTGGAGTTCGCCGGCATCATGCACGGCTTGGGCGTGCACACCGTCTTGAGTTACCGGGGCGACAAACTGTTGCGCGGATTCGACGAGGATGTGCGCGAGTTCGTGGCGCAAGAGATGAGCAAAAAAGGCATAGACATCCGTTTCGACAGCGATATAACCCGCATCGAAGCAGCGGCCGACGGCTATCTTGCCCACACCGCCGAGGGCCAAACCATTGCCGCCGATTTGGTGTTGTATGCTACCGGCCGGGTGCCGAATACCCAGGACTTGGGTTTGGAAAATGTGGGTGTGGCGTTGGATAAAGTCGGCGCCGTTCAAGTCGACGAATACTATCAAACCAGCCAGCCGTCGATTTTTGCCTTGGGCGACGTGACCGACCGCGTCAGTCTGACGCCGGTGGCCACCGCCGAAGCCATGGCCCTGGTCAATCGGCTGTATGCAAACCAGTGGACGCCGGTGGATTACGAGCATATTCCCTCGGCGGTTTTTTGCCAGCCCAACGTTGCGACCGTCGGTTTGACCGAGGCAGCAGCCAAAAAGCGTTACCCCAATGATATCGACGTGTATAAATCGGTGTTCACGCCGATGAAACATACCTTGTCGGGCCTGGGCGAAAAGACGCTGATGAAAATGCTGGTGCAGCGCAGCAGCAACCGGGTGTTGGGTATTCATATGGTCGGGGCCGACGCCGGAGAAATTATCCAAGGTATGGCGGTTGCCATTCGGGCCGGGGCCACCAAGGCGGTGTTCGATTCCACTATCGGGATACATCCGACGGCGGCCGAAGAATTCGTCACCCTGCGTAAGCCGCATACCGAATGA
- the hemP gene encoding hemin uptake protein HemP, whose protein sequence is MTNPLYKPKIDTARPPANGENANDRPRISSKQLFADRNEIVIDHQGDEYRLRITSNGKLILTK, encoded by the coding sequence ATGACCAACCCATTGTATAAACCGAAAATCGATACGGCCCGGCCGCCGGCAAACGGCGAAAACGCAAACGACCGACCCCGGATCAGCAGCAAACAGTTGTTCGCCGACCGAAACGAAATCGTTATCGACCACCAAGGCGACGAATACCGACTGCGTATTACCAGCAACGGCAAATTAATTTTGACCAAATAA
- a CDS encoding cytochrome c — MSTFNFIGKGLLALSLAASVNLVSADEFTPEDEQRWQQQFMDSVKQGRELWTSSTLGTNGVACAQCHPNAANTHPETYPKFQKQIGKVIPLWEMINWCLRNPLEGVPLAADDPKMIAIQAYVTHERRGVKLEPGKH; from the coding sequence ATGTCTACATTCAATTTTATCGGTAAAGGCCTGCTGGCGTTGAGCTTGGCGGCAAGCGTCAATTTGGTTTCGGCGGACGAATTTACCCCGGAAGACGAACAACGTTGGCAGCAGCAGTTCATGGACAGCGTCAAGCAAGGCCGGGAATTATGGACCAGCTCGACCCTGGGCACCAATGGCGTGGCGTGCGCGCAATGCCATCCCAACGCCGCCAACACCCATCCGGAAACTTACCCCAAATTCCAGAAACAAATCGGCAAGGTGATTCCGTTATGGGAGATGATCAACTGGTGCTTGCGCAACCCGCTGGAAGGCGTGCCGCTGGCGGCCGACGACCCGAAAATGATCGCCATTCAGGCTTACGTGACCCATGAACGGCGCGGGGTGAAGCTGGAGCCGGGTAAGCATTAA
- a CDS encoding encapsulin-associated ferritin-like protein, which translates to MANEGYHEPIDELSDATRDMHRAITSLMEELEAVDWYNQRVDACKNPELKAILAHNRDEEKEHAAMVLEWIRRQDPKFDHELRDYLFTDKTIAHE; encoded by the coding sequence ATGGCAAACGAAGGCTATCACGAACCCATTGACGAACTTAGCGACGCGACCCGCGACATGCACCGGGCCATTACCTCGCTGATGGAAGAACTGGAAGCGGTCGATTGGTACAACCAGCGGGTCGACGCCTGTAAAAACCCGGAATTGAAAGCCATTCTGGCGCATAACCGCGACGAGGAAAAAGAACACGCGGCCATGGTGCTGGAATGGATACGCAGACAAGACCCGAAATTCGATCATGAGCTGAGGGATTATTTGTTTACCGATAAAACCATTGCTCATGAGTAA
- a CDS encoding LysR substrate-binding domain-containing protein, with the protein MNLRDLRYLIAVADLRSFVQASEHCHISQPTLSTQIKKLEERLGVQIFERNNKRVLATEVGERIIATARRIVKEVEHIQELAETARDPMAGNLRIGAFPTLSTYIFPKLVPLIKDALPRIRLILVEEKTEELLRQLKNGQIDMALLAMPVDDNALQSQALFDDEFLLAVAADHPLAEAAPIRQRDLFGQQLLLLDEGHCLRGQALQVCHINGALEQQDVRATGLETLRQMVRAGTGITFMPRIAVREPDSGIRYIPFQSPVPSRNIGLVWRKTSMRNRLIDEVGRLIIQATTQTAT; encoded by the coding sequence ATGAATCTCAGAGACCTGCGTTATTTAATTGCCGTGGCCGACTTGCGCAGTTTTGTGCAGGCTTCGGAACACTGCCATATCAGCCAGCCGACCCTCAGCACCCAGATCAAAAAACTGGAGGAGCGCTTGGGTGTGCAGATTTTCGAACGCAACAACAAACGGGTACTGGCTACGGAAGTGGGCGAACGGATTATCGCCACCGCCCGGCGCATAGTGAAGGAGGTGGAGCATATTCAGGAACTGGCCGAAACCGCCCGCGATCCCATGGCCGGCAACCTGCGCATCGGCGCTTTTCCGACGCTGTCCACCTATATTTTTCCGAAGCTGGTGCCGCTGATTAAAGACGCCTTACCGCGCATCCGGCTGATCTTGGTCGAGGAAAAAACCGAGGAGTTGCTCCGCCAATTAAAAAACGGCCAAATCGACATGGCCCTGCTGGCAATGCCGGTCGACGACAACGCTTTGCAAAGCCAGGCGCTGTTCGACGACGAATTTTTACTGGCAGTCGCCGCCGACCATCCCCTGGCCGAGGCCGCCCCTATCCGCCAACGGGATTTGTTCGGCCAACAATTGTTACTGCTGGACGAGGGCCACTGTCTACGCGGCCAGGCCCTGCAAGTCTGCCATATCAACGGCGCCTTAGAACAGCAGGATGTGCGGGCCACCGGCCTGGAAACCCTCAGGCAAATGGTCCGGGCAGGCACCGGCATTACCTTTATGCCGCGTATCGCAGTGCGCGAACCCGATTCCGGCATTCGTTACATCCCTTTCCAATCGCCGGTGCCCAGCCGCAATATCGGTCTGGTATGGCGCAAAACCAGCATGCGTAACCGGCTCATTGACGAAGTGGGTCGCCTGATAATACAGGCAACAACACAAACCGCGACATAA
- a CDS encoding TonB-dependent hemoglobin/transferrin/lactoferrin family receptor — protein MATLLLLNSIAARCEDVLNEATDLELDTVTVSAPAEPAAAAALPDTRSNIDAATIEQRMVRNLKDLIRYEPGVNVGNDPQRFGASGITIRGLGGNRVLMRIDGVRMPDAFSIGSFASANRNAVDVDALKTVEIVRGSGSAYYGGDALGGSVDFVTKDPRDYLDVFGKDYYAGLKLNYNSTDSSFVQTATVAGALNGWESMLLFTHAQSNETDNKGDIDTLGGSRTAPSPQDNQSYNLLAKLLYRFNDDNVLRLTGEWLKQQSDLDALYLRGPDISLRQVNSMLTTDSQSRWRLSLDHRLKRLQTPLFDELMWKFYTQKSATGQVTLQDRTSRNDGNTLTERIFDYVNDDLGGELKLSKNFSVGDSDHAVQYGGQISKNSIAQQRDGSLTCVSGSFHPVTGAPTLTCPKGTVTQKVTPDEFPLRDFPLSTVTKAGAYLEDRIGLFGKRVELIPGGRWEYFRLLPKTDYLFEKTSEAAVAQGADPVIPGIIDANAFLPKFGALLHLNDMFTVHGQYAHGFRGPNFSESNLGFTNITGGYSNLPNYKLKPESSVGAEVGLRGEGAAGRFDISLFRNDYRHFIYNAVICNPATDACPPLGFTTYQNINSPDPIRIQGIEVTSRIYLDWLNPAFLGASLLFSGAYTEGMNLKTRRNDDQALRQISPMKGVVGLRYDQPNGDWGTELNLTLVAAKQASTLPQPADADEANTRFLPAGYGVIDFNAYYNLNSHVSVNFGVFNLLDKKYIDWADINTRAGDPHSTLGNFAGAHYWADRYSRPGRNFGVTLKLAY, from the coding sequence ATGGCTACGTTGCTACTACTTAACTCGATCGCTGCGCGTTGCGAAGACGTACTGAACGAGGCAACCGATCTGGAACTCGATACCGTAACTGTGTCGGCTCCAGCTGAACCGGCCGCGGCGGCGGCATTGCCCGACACCCGTTCGAACATCGACGCCGCCACCATAGAACAGCGCATGGTGCGTAACCTCAAGGATTTGATTCGCTACGAACCCGGCGTTAACGTCGGCAACGATCCGCAACGCTTCGGCGCCTCCGGCATCACCATCCGCGGCCTGGGCGGCAACCGGGTGCTGATGCGGATCGACGGCGTACGCATGCCGGACGCCTTCTCGATAGGCTCGTTCGCCAGCGCCAACCGCAACGCCGTAGACGTGGACGCCCTGAAAACCGTGGAGATCGTGCGCGGTTCGGGCTCCGCCTATTACGGCGGCGACGCGCTGGGCGGCAGCGTCGACTTCGTCACCAAAGATCCGCGCGATTATCTGGATGTATTCGGCAAGGACTATTACGCCGGCCTGAAACTCAATTACAACAGTACCGACAGTAGCTTCGTGCAGACCGCCACCGTAGCCGGCGCCTTGAACGGCTGGGAAAGCATGCTGTTGTTCACCCATGCCCAAAGCAACGAAACCGACAACAAAGGCGACATCGATACCCTCGGCGGCAGCCGCACCGCACCCAGCCCGCAAGATAACCAAAGCTACAACCTACTGGCCAAACTGCTTTATCGCTTCAACGACGACAACGTATTGCGTCTGACCGGCGAATGGCTAAAGCAACAATCCGATCTGGACGCGCTGTATCTGCGCGGCCCGGACATCAGTCTGCGCCAAGTCAACAGCATGCTGACCACGGATAGCCAATCTCGCTGGCGGCTGTCGCTGGATCACCGATTGAAACGGTTACAAACGCCCTTGTTCGACGAGCTGATGTGGAAGTTTTACACCCAAAAATCCGCCACCGGACAGGTCACCCTGCAAGACCGCACCAGCAGAAACGACGGCAACACGTTAACCGAGCGGATTTTCGACTACGTCAACGACGATCTCGGCGGCGAATTGAAATTAAGCAAAAATTTCAGCGTCGGCGACAGCGATCACGCTGTGCAATACGGCGGCCAAATCAGTAAAAACAGCATTGCTCAACAGCGCGACGGCAGCCTGACCTGCGTTAGCGGTTCCTTCCATCCGGTTACCGGTGCCCCTACGCTAACCTGCCCCAAAGGCACCGTCACCCAAAAAGTCACACCGGACGAATTCCCGTTGCGAGACTTCCCGCTGTCCACCGTCACCAAGGCCGGCGCCTATCTGGAAGACCGCATCGGCCTGTTTGGCAAGCGCGTCGAGCTGATACCGGGCGGCCGCTGGGAATATTTCCGCCTGCTGCCGAAAACCGATTACCTGTTCGAAAAAACCTCCGAAGCCGCCGTGGCCCAGGGTGCCGACCCCGTCATACCCGGTATTATCGACGCCAACGCCTTTTTGCCGAAGTTCGGCGCCTTACTGCATTTGAACGACATGTTCACTGTGCACGGCCAATACGCGCACGGCTTTCGCGGCCCCAACTTCAGCGAAAGCAACCTGGGTTTCACCAATATCACCGGCGGATACAGCAATCTGCCCAATTACAAGCTAAAACCCGAAAGCAGCGTCGGCGCCGAAGTCGGGTTGCGCGGCGAGGGCGCGGCGGGCCGGTTCGATATCAGCCTGTTCCGCAACGATTACCGGCATTTCATCTACAACGCAGTCATCTGCAACCCGGCCACAGACGCCTGTCCGCCGCTGGGATTTACCACCTATCAGAACATCAACAGCCCCGATCCGATTCGGATTCAAGGCATCGAAGTCACCAGCCGGATTTATCTGGACTGGCTAAACCCGGCGTTTTTGGGCGCCAGCCTGCTGTTCAGCGGCGCCTACACGGAAGGTATGAATTTAAAAACCCGGCGCAACGACGATCAGGCCCTCAGACAAATCAGCCCAATGAAAGGCGTGGTCGGCCTGCGTTACGACCAACCCAACGGCGACTGGGGCACGGAGCTGAATCTGACCCTGGTCGCGGCGAAACAAGCCTCAACCCTGCCCCAGCCCGCGGATGCGGACGAGGCAAACACCCGTTTCCTGCCCGCCGGTTACGGCGTTATCGATTTCAACGCCTATTACAACCTTAACAGCCACGTCAGCGTTAATTTCGGTGTATTCAACCTGCTGGACAAGAAATATATCGACTGGGCGGACATCAACACCCGTGCCGGCGACCCGCACAGTACGCTGGGTAATTTCGCCGGCGCCCACTATTGGGCAGATCGTTATTCGCGGCCCGGCCGCAATTTCGGCGTCACGCTAAAACTGGCCTATTGA
- a CDS encoding peroxiredoxin produces MSETVPSVVFKTRVRDESIGGDNPFRWQDVSSDDIFKGKKVVVLALPGAFTPTCSSTHLPGYEAKYQDIIAQGVDEVYCLSVNDAFTMFQWAKHLGVQNVKMLPDGNGDFTRGMGMLVKKENLGFGYRSWRYSMLVEDGKIVKLFSEAGQADNHPEDPFEVSDADTMLAYLKQ; encoded by the coding sequence ATGAGCGAAACTGTACCTAGCGTTGTATTCAAAACCCGTGTCCGCGACGAAAGCATAGGCGGGGACAACCCGTTCCGTTGGCAGGACGTCAGCAGCGACGATATTTTCAAAGGCAAAAAAGTAGTGGTATTGGCGTTGCCGGGTGCATTCACGCCGACCTGTTCCAGTACCCACTTACCCGGCTACGAAGCCAAATATCAGGACATCATCGCCCAGGGCGTCGATGAAGTGTATTGCCTGAGCGTCAACGATGCCTTCACCATGTTCCAATGGGCCAAGCACCTTGGCGTACAAAACGTGAAAATGCTGCCGGACGGTAACGGCGACTTTACCCGCGGCATGGGCATGTTGGTTAAAAAGGAAAATCTCGGCTTCGGCTACCGCTCCTGGCGTTACTCGATGTTGGTCGAGGACGGTAAGATCGTCAAGCTGTTCAGCGAGGCCGGCCAAGCCGATAATCATCCGGAAGATCCGTTCGAGGTCAGCGATGCCGACACCATGCTCGCTTATTTGAAACAATAG
- a CDS encoding cytochrome-c peroxidase — MRHFLLLILSAARYADVAQAADTPQPAAASVPAANPLLGLPPVPVPADNPQSPAKIALGDKLFHDKRFSIDGTISCASCHDGSKAFTDNLPVSVGHHGLTGTRNAPTVINAAFYKFQFWDGREQDLEGQAKGPFINPVEAGLPSHQPILDIVRSDPDYKAAFKEVFNVADAKLTMEHVVKAIASFERSIVAGDSAFDRFYFQGDQSALNEQQKRGFQLFLGQGRCVSCHVIEQDQALFTDNRFHNIGIGINAVQDDVPRLAQAFLEAKNKGGDVDQMVLTDKKSSELGRFAVTDGISEIGAFKTPTLRNIALTAPYMHDGSLKTLKEVVIHYNNGGVTPASAPVNPYLSGGIRPLNLLDSQIDDLAAFLDSLTSQQYLKSVVARPGENYE; from the coding sequence ATGCGCCACTTTCTGTTACTGATCCTGAGTGCTGCCCGTTACGCCGATGTCGCTCAGGCTGCCGATACGCCCCAGCCAGCCGCCGCATCGGTACCGGCCGCCAACCCGTTGTTGGGCCTGCCGCCGGTGCCGGTACCTGCCGACAATCCGCAATCGCCGGCGAAAATCGCCTTGGGCGACAAACTGTTTCACGATAAACGCTTTTCCATAGACGGCACGATCAGCTGTGCGTCGTGCCATGACGGCAGCAAAGCCTTTACCGACAATCTGCCGGTTTCGGTCGGTCACCACGGTTTGACCGGCACCCGCAACGCGCCGACGGTAATCAACGCGGCATTTTATAAATTTCAATTTTGGGACGGCCGCGAGCAGGACTTGGAAGGCCAGGCCAAGGGGCCGTTTATCAATCCGGTGGAAGCGGGTTTGCCCAGCCACCAACCCATTTTGGATATCGTGCGCAGCGACCCGGACTATAAGGCGGCGTTCAAGGAGGTATTCAATGTCGCCGATGCCAAGCTGACCATGGAGCATGTGGTCAAAGCCATCGCCAGCTTCGAACGCAGTATCGTGGCCGGCGACTCGGCCTTCGACCGTTTTTATTTCCAGGGCGATCAAAGTGCGTTAAACGAGCAGCAAAAGCGCGGTTTTCAATTGTTTTTGGGGCAGGGCCGCTGCGTGTCCTGTCATGTGATCGAACAAGACCAAGCCTTGTTTACCGATAACCGCTTTCATAATATCGGCATCGGCATCAATGCCGTGCAGGACGATGTGCCCCGTTTGGCGCAGGCGTTTTTGGAGGCTAAAAACAAGGGCGGCGATGTCGATCAAATGGTGCTGACCGACAAGAAATCCTCCGAACTGGGCCGCTTTGCGGTTACCGACGGTATCAGCGAAATCGGCGCTTTTAAAACGCCGACCCTGCGCAACATTGCTTTGACCGCGCCGTACATGCACGACGGCAGCCTGAAAACCTTGAAAGAGGTGGTCATCCATTACAACAACGGTGGGGTAACGCCGGCAAGCGCGCCGGTCAATCCCTATCTTAGCGGCGGTATTCGACCCTTGAACCTGCTGGACAGCCAGATCGACGATCTGGCGGCTTTTTTGGACAGCCTGACCAGCCAGCAATACCTTAAATCCGTTGTTGCCAGACCGGGAGAAAACTATGAATGA
- a CDS encoding metallophosphoesterase family protein, whose translation MNDINRSRRNFIKTGGTLALGATLPISLVELAFADSAENFTFAYISDAHIQHIKGNRFVRNWDMGLKRAVAEVNLLTPKPDFVMFGGDLAQLGSQAELDHGAEFMSALKHDVRYVMGEHDYYLDLGAYWEKLFGPQFYSFDHKGVHFIVLNSIRTYDDWTYKRWPTAEQRMLEMAGLDNPNGSPFMVGEEQRKWLSADLAKVAKTTPVVVFSHSPLQKIYKGWNFWTEDAEQIQALLKPYKKVSVIYGHVHQIQYNQIGNISFNSVMATAWPWPYPQAYAQAEQYLPKLTVPMNRADPFFERDATGWQFINVANGNVDVNFTLYSNKDRVVRFDKAKKQPQDAEYQAEKARINPQRHY comes from the coding sequence ATGAATGACATCAATCGAAGCCGACGGAATTTTATAAAAACCGGCGGCACTTTGGCTTTGGGCGCCACTTTGCCCATCAGTCTGGTGGAACTGGCTTTTGCCGACAGCGCTGAAAATTTTACCTTTGCCTACATTTCCGATGCCCATATACAGCATATCAAGGGCAACCGCTTCGTGCGTAATTGGGACATGGGTTTGAAGCGGGCGGTGGCGGAAGTCAATTTGTTAACGCCCAAGCCGGATTTCGTGATGTTCGGCGGCGACTTGGCGCAGTTGGGCTCGCAAGCCGAACTGGACCATGGCGCGGAATTCATGTCTGCACTTAAGCACGACGTGCGCTATGTGATGGGCGAGCACGATTACTATCTGGATTTGGGCGCTTACTGGGAAAAACTGTTCGGCCCGCAGTTCTACAGCTTCGACCACAAGGGCGTGCATTTCATCGTCTTGAACAGCATTCGCACCTACGACGACTGGACTTATAAACGCTGGCCGACCGCCGAACAGCGCATGCTGGAAATGGCAGGTCTGGACAACCCCAACGGTTCGCCGTTTATGGTCGGCGAAGAGCAACGCAAGTGGCTGAGCGCGGATTTGGCCAAGGTTGCCAAAACCACGCCGGTGGTGGTGTTCTCGCACTCGCCGCTGCAAAAAATTTATAAGGGCTGGAATTTCTGGACCGAGGATGCCGAGCAGATTCAGGCTTTGCTGAAACCGTACAAAAAAGTCTCGGTAATCTACGGCCACGTGCACCAGATCCAATATAACCAGATCGGTAACATCAGCTTTAATTCGGTGATGGCGACCGCCTGGCCGTGGCCGTATCCGCAAGCGTATGCGCAAGCCGAGCAGTATTTGCCCAAGCTGACCGTGCCGATGAACCGGGCCGACCCGTTCTTCGAACGCGACGCCACCGGTTGGCAGTTTATCAACGTCGCGAACGGCAATGTGGATGTGAATTTTACTTTGTACAGCAACAAGGACAGGGTGGTGCGCTTCGACAAGGCCAAAAAACAACCGCAAGACGCGGAATACCAAGCCGAAAAAGCCCGTATCAATCCGCAACGTCATTACTAA